The proteins below come from a single Deltaproteobacteria bacterium genomic window:
- a CDS encoding diguanylate cyclase — protein MPHPTRPDRHEAQERIRTVLAEGWARFESTLPERLAVLEQAAEALGLGPLEPQLGERALRQAHSLAGSLGTFGLPEGTALARQMEQLLRAGPGPTERARLLELVGKVRREIGRGRRNGAVEPRRPAAAFSSIVPQSVLVVDDDETAAELLVAEATSRQMFARAARGSEEARHAIARERPDVVVLDLHLTEGLPEALELLRELAAAKPPIPVLALTASGHLSARVEATRLGVQRFLQKPLAPGQVLDEVSAVHAGQQPAANRVLVVDDDPAILSVVRGLLESYGVKITTLADPMRFWEVFTDVAPDLVVLDVTMPEVSGIDLCRVLRADPSSRSIPILFLTANEEGKTVREAFAAGADDVISKPIVAGELVTRVTGRLRRLQVLRAVSDTDPLTGAANRRRGRDLLQRYLGLARRHGQPMALCLLDLDHFKSVNDRFGHAAGDQVLQRLAELLRSSLRSEDVVARWGGEEFLVGLYPATKEQAAVRLEHALDDLSAEHFFAPDGTTFSVTFSAGVAQFPADGADLSSLYAVADRALYAAKDAGRARVVVAPTRQGG, from the coding sequence ATGCCGCACCCCACGCGACCCGACCGTCACGAGGCCCAGGAGCGCATCCGCACCGTGCTGGCCGAGGGCTGGGCGCGCTTCGAGAGCACCCTCCCCGAGCGCCTGGCCGTGCTCGAGCAGGCGGCGGAGGCCCTCGGCCTCGGTCCTCTGGAACCCCAGCTCGGGGAGCGCGCGCTGCGACAGGCCCACAGCCTGGCCGGGAGCCTCGGCACCTTCGGGCTGCCGGAGGGGACGGCTCTGGCCCGGCAGATGGAGCAGCTCCTGCGCGCGGGGCCGGGGCCGACCGAACGGGCGCGCCTGCTCGAGCTCGTCGGGAAGGTGCGGCGCGAGATCGGCCGCGGGCGTCGCAACGGCGCCGTCGAGCCCCGCCGCCCCGCCGCGGCCTTCAGCTCGATCGTGCCGCAGAGCGTGCTGGTGGTGGACGACGACGAGACCGCCGCAGAGCTCCTGGTAGCCGAGGCGACGAGCCGCCAGATGTTCGCCCGCGCGGCCCGCGGCTCGGAGGAGGCGCGCCACGCCATCGCGCGCGAGCGCCCCGATGTAGTGGTCCTCGACCTGCACCTCACTGAAGGCCTGCCCGAGGCCCTCGAGCTCTTGCGCGAGCTCGCCGCCGCCAAGCCCCCGATCCCCGTCCTGGCCCTGACGGCCAGCGGACACCTCTCGGCCCGCGTGGAGGCCACGCGCCTCGGCGTGCAGCGCTTCCTGCAGAAGCCGCTCGCCCCGGGGCAGGTCCTCGACGAGGTCTCCGCCGTGCACGCCGGGCAGCAGCCGGCCGCGAACCGTGTGCTGGTGGTGGACGACGACCCGGCGATCCTCTCCGTGGTGCGCGGCCTGCTCGAATCGTACGGGGTCAAGATCACGACCCTGGCCGACCCGATGCGCTTCTGGGAGGTCTTCACCGACGTGGCGCCCGACCTCGTGGTGCTGGACGTGACGATGCCCGAGGTGAGCGGGATCGACCTCTGCCGCGTGCTGCGCGCCGACCCCTCGTCGCGGTCGATCCCGATCCTCTTTCTCACGGCCAACGAGGAGGGAAAGACCGTGCGCGAGGCCTTCGCCGCCGGCGCGGACGACGTGATCTCCAAGCCGATCGTGGCGGGCGAGCTCGTCACGCGCGTGACGGGCCGGCTGCGCCGACTGCAGGTGCTGCGCGCCGTCTCGGACACCGATCCCCTCACCGGCGCCGCCAACCGCCGGCGCGGCCGGGACCTCTTGCAGCGCTACCTCGGGCTGGCGCGGCGGCACGGTCAGCCGATGGCGCTGTGCCTGCTCGACCTGGACCACTTCAAGTCGGTGAACGACCGGTTCGGTCACGCAGCCGGGGATCAGGTGCTGCAGCGACTGGCCGAGCTCCTGCGCAGCTCGCTCCGGAGCGAGGACGTGGTGGCGCGCTGGGGGGGCGAGGAGTTCCTCGTCGGCCTCTACCCGGCCACCAAGGAGCAGGCGGCGGTGCGCCTGGAGCACGCGCTCGACGATCTGTCGGCCGAGCACTTCTTCGCCCCCGACGGCACGACCTTCAGCGTGACCTTCAGCGCCGGAGTGGCCCAGTTCCCCGCGGACGGAGCGGACCTCTCGAGCCTCTACGCGGTCGCCGATCGGGCGCTCTATGCGGCCAAGGATGCGGGGCGGGCGCGCGTCGTCGTGGCCCCGACGAGGCAGGGTGGATGA
- a CDS encoding response regulator, translating to MMLSTERQDPGPDGSALASRTAYELGTPLSLLLGNLELVTEALAALAAQIGPSVRLEQVQEAVRDAKEAARRTRELLGALKRSDAEAPEIQRPLLVDLVAESALRVVRSELRGRAHVVRDYRTRLFVRGSELRLGQVLVNLLVNAAQAIPPGFPEENEVRLAVFSAEPGWVTVTVTDTGLGIAQAVLPRIFEPFFTTKPPGVGTGLGLPIAQQFVTELGGTLQVRSEEGVGTTVELRLPAIETEGEDQMEEHESSDPVIALPHKPRILVVDDEVGVGKVVVRLLVEDYEVVALTRSTEALARLHGGERFDLVIADLAMPELTGVELYQAVLAFAPEQAERFVFVSGAADWIRARQFLESVPNPLLEKPFTPHELRTLVARHLK from the coding sequence ATGATGCTCTCCACGGAACGCCAGGATCCGGGCCCCGACGGTTCCGCGCTCGCCTCGCGGACGGCCTACGAGCTCGGCACGCCGCTCTCGCTGCTGCTCGGCAACCTCGAGCTGGTCACCGAGGCCCTCGCCGCGCTCGCCGCGCAGATCGGTCCCTCGGTGCGGCTCGAGCAGGTGCAGGAGGCGGTCCGCGACGCGAAAGAAGCCGCCCGCCGCACGCGCGAGCTGCTCGGCGCGCTGAAGCGCTCCGACGCGGAGGCGCCGGAGATCCAGCGGCCTCTGCTCGTCGACCTCGTGGCCGAGTCCGCCCTGCGCGTGGTGCGCAGCGAGCTCCGGGGGCGCGCACACGTGGTCCGGGACTACCGGACGCGGCTCTTCGTGCGAGGGAGCGAGCTTCGCCTGGGCCAGGTGCTGGTGAACCTGCTCGTGAACGCCGCGCAGGCCATTCCACCGGGCTTTCCCGAGGAGAACGAGGTGCGGCTGGCGGTCTTCTCTGCGGAGCCGGGCTGGGTCACGGTGACCGTCACGGACACCGGGCTCGGGATCGCCCAGGCGGTGCTGCCGCGCATCTTCGAGCCCTTCTTCACCACCAAGCCGCCCGGCGTGGGGACCGGCCTCGGGCTGCCCATCGCGCAGCAGTTCGTGACCGAGCTCGGCGGCACGCTCCAGGTGCGCAGCGAAGAAGGGGTCGGAACGACGGTGGAGCTGCGTCTGCCGGCCATCGAGACGGAAGGAGAGGACCAGATGGAGGAGCACGAGTCGAGCGACCCGGTCATCGCGCTGCCCCACAAGCCGCGCATCCTGGTGGTGGATGACGAGGTGGGCGTGGGCAAGGTCGTGGTGCGCTTGCTCGTCGAGGACTACGAGGTGGTGGCCCTCACCCGGTCCACCGAGGCTCTCGCCCGCCTCCACGGCGGCGAGCGCTTCGATCTGGTGATCGCCGACCTGGCGATGCCAGAGCTCACGGGGGTGGAGCTCTACCAGGCGGTCCTGGCCTTCGCCCCCGAGCAGGCCGAGCGCTTCGTCTTCGTCTCGGGGGCGGCGGACTGGATCCGGGCCCGGCAGTTCCTCGAGTCGGTGCCGAACCCGCTGCTCGAGAAGCCCTTCACCCCGCACGAGCTCCGCACGCTGGTCGCGCGCCACCTCAAGTAA
- a CDS encoding response regulator, which translates to MPRPNARRVLVVDDETDIREVARVSLEAIGGYEVRTAGGGEEGLLVARSGWPEAILLDVMMPEMTGYQVVAALRADAATREIPVVLLSATPALAARRALEELGVTHRITKPFDPLELPRLLAEELGWEGKDT; encoded by the coding sequence ATGCCCCGCCCGAATGCGCGCCGGGTACTCGTGGTCGACGACGAGACCGACATTCGCGAGGTGGCCCGCGTGAGCCTGGAGGCCATCGGCGGCTACGAGGTCCGGACCGCCGGCGGCGGAGAGGAGGGCCTGCTCGTGGCGCGCAGCGGCTGGCCCGAGGCCATCCTGCTCGACGTGATGATGCCGGAGATGACCGGCTACCAGGTCGTGGCCGCGCTCCGCGCCGACGCGGCGACGCGCGAGATCCCGGTCGTCCTGCTCAGCGCCACGCCCGCGCTGGCCGCCCGCCGCGCGCTCGAGGAGCTGGGGGTGACCCACCGCATCACCAAGCCCTTCGACCCGCTCGAGCTGCCGCGCCTGCTGGCCGAGGAGCTCGGCTGGGAAGGAAAGGACACCTGA